In Helianthus annuus cultivar XRQ/B chromosome 3, HanXRQr2.0-SUNRISE, whole genome shotgun sequence, a single window of DNA contains:
- the LOC110932579 gene encoding uncharacterized protein LOC110932579 → MSKGSNNEPVPTSTEQMKEIIAEEVGKAIEGSLSGFIDKIQGTVLSLVEERVKRLEDTVNLMKDKTGERKGCSYKEFMACDFVAYGTGQLRNQAKDWWDNKKKEMGAEAARVMTWDEFKVPFLKHHSPKAVINRIKEEFIQLRQKGETIDKITGIFLDKLRFCDELVTTEEQKIYYYYNMLSAEYREFMTPSKYETLTEIINTAREREIELKKQVERGERRAHDVNPSPTKKARTGESGKKVDAKGGSPNCKVCGKGHKGECRFKDKPCPICNKTGHTASLCPGKVSVCYNCYQPGHKKSECPDLVGKKDVKESPAEAPKAKARSFQLTAAEAKTEPDVVSEVEVGDNKSFIVCDVCRGCKLSIDDEEYLIDLIPMSMGEFQVVVGMGWLAQHHAKVVCFRKEIKLTSPSGKHVTIYGERGGNPIVCSMMKAHKLMKRGCKAFMIYANEPEKESRKIEDVPVVRDFQDVFPEDLPGIPPEREVEFGIELIPGAKPVAKAPYRLAPSELQELMSQIQDLLDKGFIRPSVSPWGAPVLFVRKKDGSMLKLNTQTTYEKC, encoded by the exons aTGTCGAAAGGAAGCAATAATGAACCGGTGCCgacaagcaccgaacaaatgaaagagataATTGCCGAGGAAGTAGGAAAGGCAATTGAAGGCAGTCTATCTGGGTTTATAGACAAGATTCAAGGTACGGTGTTGTCACTCGTAGAAGAACGAGTTAAAAGGTTGGAGGATACGGTCAACCTTATGAAAGACAAAACTGGAGAACGTAAAGGGTGCTCATACAAAGAattcatggcgt GTGACTTTGTCGCTTACGGAACGGGTCAATTGAGAAAccaagccaaggattggtgggataacaagaagaaggaaatggGAGCCGAAGCGGCGAGGGTGATGACTTGGGACGAGTTTAAGGTGCCATTCCTTAAACACCACAGTCCCAAAGCGGTTATTAACAGAATCAAAGAAGAATTCATCCAGCTGAGACAAAAGGGTGAGACAATCGATAAGATCACGGGTATCTTCCTGGATAAGCTCAGATTTTGTGACGAGTTAGTCAccactgaagaacaaaagatatattACTATTACAACATGCTGAGTGCTGAATACCGGGAATTTATGACTCCGTCAAAATACGAGACCCTCACGGAGATTATCAACACCGCCCGGGAACGTGAAATCGAGTTAAAGAAACAAGTGGAAAGAGGTGAGCGAAGGGCACACGatgtaaatccaagccctacaaagaagGCCCGAACGGGAGAATCGGGAAAGAAGGTGGATGCTAAGGGTGGGTCGCCAAATTGTAAAGTCTGCGGGAAAGGACACAAGGGGGAATGTCGATTCAAAGACAAGCCATGCCCCATATGTAATAAGACGGGGCACACGGCCTCGCTATGCCCGGGAAAAGTATCAGTTTGCTACAATTGCTATCAACCCGGCCATAAGAAGTCCGAATGCCCGGACTTAGTCGGAAAGAAAGACGTGAAGGAGTCTCCAGCAGAAGCCCCCAAAGCAAAGGCTAGGTCCTTCCAACTTACCGCGGCTGAAGCGAAAACAGAACCcgatgtggtttcag AGGTTGAAGTAGGGGACAATAAAAGTTTTATAGTTTGTGATGTCTGTCGAGGCTGCAAATTAAGCATCGACGATGAGGAATACTTGATAGACTtaatcccgatgtcaatgggGGAATTTCAAGTAGTCGTCGGGATGGGTTGGCTAGCCCAGCACCATGCAAAAGTCGTGTGTTTCCGCAAGGAGATAAAATtaacatctccgagcgggaaacacgttACCATTTATGGCGAAAGAGGAGGTAACCCCATAGTGTGCTCAAtgatgaaagctcacaagcttatGAAGCGAGGATGCAAGGCGTTCATGATATACGCAAACGAGCCTGAGAAAGAATCACGGAAGATTGAAGATGTACCGGTAGTAAGAGACTTTCAAGATGTATTTCCGGAGGATTTACCGGGAATACCGcctgaacgggaagtagagttcggaatcgaattgattccgggtgCAAAACCCGTGGCCAAAGCTCCATACCGACTCGCACCatcggagttacaagaattgatgtcccaaatccaagacTTGCTTGATAAGGGGTTCAttaggccgagtgtgtctccttggggcgcaccggtgttGTTCGTCAGAAAGAAAGACGGAAGcatgc tgaagctgaacacgcaaACCACTTACGagaagtgttag